A single genomic interval of Pectinophora gossypiella chromosome 22, ilPecGoss1.1, whole genome shotgun sequence harbors:
- the LOC126377258 gene encoding pro-corazonin translates to MVTNITTLLILVTLSAVTAQTFQYSRGWTNGKRDGHKRSEDLRDISNLERILSPCQMNKLKYLLEGKPISERVLASCDYADDDDNQPKRYKHDRNADLFDTFQ, encoded by the exons ATGGTGACGAACATAACAACACTCCTGATCCTAGTGACGCTGTCAGCTGTCACTGCGCAGACATTCCAGTACTCCCGCGGCTGGACCAATGGGAAGCGAGACGGGCATAAGAGGAGTGAAGACTTGAGGGATATCTC TAACCTGGAGAGGATCCTGAGCCCGTGCCAGATGAACAAGCTAAAGTATCTGCTGGAGGGAAAGCCTATTAGTGAGCGA GTCCTGGCGTCCTGCGACTACGCAGATGACGACGACAACCAGCCGAAGCGGTACAAACACGACAGAAATGCAGATCTATTTGATACTTTCCAATAA